In one Culex quinquefasciatus strain JHB chromosome 2, VPISU_Cqui_1.0_pri_paternal, whole genome shotgun sequence genomic region, the following are encoded:
- the LOC119767726 gene encoding uncharacterized protein LOC119767726 gives MCFVPKTCRSLQVRRVRDYSTGQLNWVRENYVFQRNKIRKFSAHQALRLREGYKYQQQTLNKVLENLPSFYFENCRGRNEDDEDFEGALAVDDGPYRKWEQMTKL, from the exons ATGTGTTTTGTTCCAAAAACCTGCCGATCCTTGCAGGTGCGACGCGTCCGGGACTACTCGACGGGCCAGCTGAACTGGGTGCGCGAGAACTACGTGTTCCAGCGCAACAAGATCCGCAAGTTTAGCGCCCACCAGGCGTTACGACTGCGCGAGGGCTACAAGTACCAGCAGCAAACGCTCAACAAGGTGCTGGAGAATCTGCCCAGCTTTTACTTCGAGAACTGCCGCGGCCGCAACGAGGACGACGAGGACTTTgaag GAGCCCTGGCAGTGGACGATGGCCCCTACCGGAAATGGGAGCAAATGACAAAACTGTGA